The Tachyglossus aculeatus isolate mTacAcu1 chromosome 22, mTacAcu1.pri, whole genome shotgun sequence genome window below encodes:
- the ZFPL1 gene encoding zinc finger protein-like 1 has protein sequence MGLCKCPKRKVTNLFCFEHRVNVCEHCLVANHAKCIVQSYLQWLQDSDYNPNCRLCNTLLSTRETARLVCYDLFHWACLAERAARLPLHTAPAGYQCPSCSGPIFPPGNLAGPVATALREKLATVNWARAGLGLPLIDEAVPEPDTLDASDFPDWSAFNAGAAPGPEETSAAAGTPPYYGGPPRPPPSPGRPEQHAVIHMGGPDPPPASAPRKVYDTREGDGDRPAAAAADDCDDDKYRRRPALGWLAQLLRSRAGPRKRPLTLVQRAGLLLLLGLLGFLALVVLMSRLGRAAADSDPNLDPLMNPHIRVGPA, from the exons ATGGGGCTCTGTAAGTGCCCCAAACGGAAGGTGACCAACCTGTTCTGCTTCGAGCACCGCGTCAACGTCTGCGAGCATTGCCTGGTGGCCAACCACGCCAAG TGCATCGTCCAGTCCTACTTACAATGGCTCCAGGACAGCGACTACAACCCCAACTGCCGCCTCTGCAACACCCTCCTGTCCACGCGGGAGACGGCGCGCCTCGTCTGCTACG ATCTCTTCCACTGGGCCTGCCTGGCCGAGCGAGCCGCCCGGCTGCCCCTCCACACGGCCCCCGCCGGCTACCAGTGCCCCAGCTGCAGCGGACCCATCTTCCCCCCCGGCAACCTGGCCGGCCCCGTGGCCACCGCCCTGCGGGAGAAGCTGGCCACCGTCAACTGGGCCCGGGCCGGACTGGGGCTGCCGCTG ATCGACGAGGCGGTCCCTGAGCCCGACACCCTCGACGCCTCGGACTTCCCCGACTGGTCCGCCTTCAACG CCGGCGCGGCCCCCGGACCGGAGGAGACGTCGGCCGCCGCGGGAACCCCACCCTACTACGGCGGCCCCCCCAGGCCGCCTCCTTCCCCGGGCCGGCCGGAGCAGCACGCCGTCATCCACATGGGGGGCCCGGATCCCCCGCCCG cctctgccccgcgGAAGGTGTACGACACGCGGGAGGGGGACGGCGaccggccggcggcggcggcggcggacgaCTGCGACGACGACAAGTACCGGCGGAGGCCCGCCCTGGGTTGGCTCGCACAACTGCTCCG GAGCCGGGCGGGCCCCCGCAAGCGTCCCCTGACTCTGGTGCAGCGGgccgggctgctgctgctgctgggcctgCTGGGATTCCTGGCCCTCGTCGTCCTCATGTCCCGCCTGGGCCGCGCCGCGGCCGACAGCGACCCCAACCTGGACCCCCTCATGAACCCCCACATCCGCGTGGGGCCCGCCTGA